The sequence below is a genomic window from Saccopteryx leptura isolate mSacLep1 chromosome 3, mSacLep1_pri_phased_curated, whole genome shotgun sequence.
TGTCCCCGCCAGGGGCCCCTTTCTGCTTCCATGCGAGCTCCATGAGGACAAGGATGTTATTTTATTCACAGGCATACTCCCAGTGCTTAACACACAGGTCCTCAAAAGGTGTTTGTGAAATGAATTAATGGATCACCGTCCCTACCGCAGTTATTCTGAGGACCTGAGGACCTCATGCAAATAAAATGCAGAACTCTGTAAGTGCTAGGAAAGTGGCAACTGAGATTATAATTAAGGTTCTATTTTTGTAAGTTCCTAGATGCACAACTTGTATGAGTCAACACATAGAAATCTCTTGGACCAGCACTTGGCACCTAGGAAGCGCCCAGAACATGTAGCTATGACTATAGAAGCCAGACAGAGAAGGGCTGCTTGCTAACCCGAAACACTCACCCTGGACTATTATGTGAGCGAGAGACAAAATTCTGTTGTGTTTGAGTCTGTCATCAGGGGGTCTATAAGTAAGTACACGGAAACCACACTGAACGTGGCGTTTAGTAAATGTTAATTTCTAGGCAACAATGATCCTAAAGTTCCCCCATGAAGGAGCCGAGGGGGGGATGAGGGGTAGATGAATGCCCAGGCACATGCCTCACATACTAAagcataaacacacatacacacacacacaacacacactgGACCGACACACACAGAATTCAGCTTTTATTCTGGCCTTCACACATCTACTGCTAAGACAACACAGATCGGCACAACCCCGTCCCCAGGTCCATTTAAAACACCCAATTTCctcagccccctcctcccaccccaccccttcttgCCAAGCTCCCTGGGTTGGGGGCTCTGCCTACACTTCACCCCGGGCATGCAGCATGAAGTGCCCATGCAGCTCCCCGAGGTTGTCGAAGGAATCCTCGCACTCTGTGCAGTGGTAGGTgccctcctcgtcctcctcctcgtcctcctcctccctcccagccGGTAGGCCCTCCCCAGCCTGAGGcggctcttcctcttcctccccaagGACCCTGCCTTCCGGGGCTGGTGTTTCCTGGGGGGTGGCAGCAGGACAGCAGAGCCGGCAGGGTGGGGTGCCTGGGGTGGCCTCCCCAAGGGGCGAGCGGCCACAAAgctggcagggctgggctggggggcctGAGGGCTGGGCTGCACGGGGGGCCCGTCGGGATGGGCCCCCCCGGCCCCCGCCCAGGCGCTGCTTCACCTTGTAGCCAGGGTCATATTCAGGATCGTCAGtggtctcctcttcctcctcctcctcatcttcttcctcttcgGAGTCCGGCTCTGAGAGTGTGTATTCTGAGTCAGAGGAATGTTCAGGGCCTGTAGGGGGGTGGGTAGGGAAAGACAGAGGCATCAAAGTACAGAGGGCTGTGCCCAGTGGCTGTCCCCTCCCCGAGCCCCATTCAGGCTTGCCACCAGATGGAGAGGGTGGCCTGGGCACAACTATGCTCTTCCCACCAGATGGCTCCCCATCACGtagaacagggcctggcacacagtaggtcaaTAGGTGCTCAGTGTCTGCACAGCAGGTAAATGAAAATCTTGCAGGAACTGTATCTTAGGGAGTTCATAAGGACAAAATAGGAGTAAAAGTAGGAATAGCAAAAATAGCAGCAGCAGCGTCCATCACTTTTGGAAGAGGCCCACTGTCATGTATTAACTCACTAATGCTTATAGCAACCCCGTGAGGGATGCACTGTTTTTCTTCCTAAGTGAAAAACgg
It includes:
- the ZNF428 gene encoding zinc finger protein 428, with the translated sequence MTETREPAETGGYASLEEDDEDLSPGPEHSSDSEYTLSEPDSEEEEDEEEEEEETTDDPEYDPGYKVKQRLGGGRGGPSRRAPRAAQPSGPPAQPCQLCGRSPLGEATPGTPPCRLCCPAATPQETPAPEGRVLGEEEEEPPQAGEGLPAGREEEDEEEDEEGTYHCTECEDSFDNLGELHGHFMLHARGEV